The following coding sequences are from one Paenibacillus tundrae window:
- a CDS encoding GerAB/ArcD/ProY family transporter yields MKPTQPSFLQALMLMMLTVGLVSHVLIIPALLTAAKRDAWISVLLSVGPFLLFTLMLAYVSRHLEHQTFNNWLSNHLGKPIGLLFRIGNSLFFLSLIYFTLHDTTTWTKTNYLQDTPVIATTIALMAVCGYTAYKGIRTLAFTAGLLLPLVVLLGFYVAIVNMQYKDYSRLLPVLEHGWLPVMNGTLYCLAGMFELLFIWYIQPHLRSRIRLWQYLLLACIIVGLTLGPLIGAIVEFDPYEAAKMRYPAFEEWRIASLGKYIAQTDFFSIYQWLAGSFTRISLGMYIVVEIWNIKNAYTRKAAFSALTVVFIMTMLHPLDDITFEFLLVHVIFPVNVLYLSSLAVVATFTAWFSSRAQRRKQHGAHTD; encoded by the coding sequence ATGAAACCAACCCAGCCTTCATTCTTGCAAGCATTAATGCTTATGATGTTAACGGTGGGACTTGTCAGTCACGTATTGATCATCCCGGCTCTTCTCACGGCTGCCAAACGAGATGCGTGGATATCCGTTCTGCTGTCTGTAGGCCCCTTCCTCTTATTCACCCTCATGCTTGCCTACGTCTCCCGGCATCTTGAGCATCAAACCTTCAATAACTGGTTATCGAATCATCTCGGTAAACCGATTGGTCTGCTGTTTCGTATAGGGAACAGCCTCTTCTTCCTGTCCTTGATCTATTTCACTTTGCACGATACGACCACTTGGACCAAAACGAACTATCTGCAGGATACTCCGGTAATCGCGACGACCATCGCCTTGATGGCTGTCTGTGGCTACACCGCGTATAAAGGCATACGCACGCTGGCGTTCACAGCCGGATTACTTCTTCCACTCGTGGTTCTGCTTGGCTTCTATGTAGCTATCGTTAATATGCAGTACAAGGACTACAGTCGCTTGCTACCTGTGCTTGAGCATGGATGGTTACCTGTCATGAATGGCACATTGTACTGCCTGGCTGGCATGTTTGAGTTACTGTTTATCTGGTATATACAGCCTCATCTGCGTTCTCGTATTCGACTGTGGCAATATCTATTACTGGCCTGCATTATCGTAGGATTAACGCTTGGCCCACTGATTGGAGCCATTGTGGAATTCGACCCATATGAGGCGGCCAAAATGCGTTACCCTGCTTTTGAGGAGTGGCGCATTGCTTCCTTGGGCAAATATATTGCCCAAACGGATTTCTTTTCGATCTACCAGTGGCTCGCAGGCTCTTTTACACGGATATCCCTCGGTATGTATATTGTGGTGGAGATATGGAATATTAAAAACGCCTATACAAGAAAAGCTGCCTTTAGCGCGCTCACTGTCGTTTTTATTATGACGATGTTACATCCATTGGATGATATCACGTTCGAATTTTTGCTCGTACATGTTATTTTCCCAGTTAACGTGCTGTATCTGAGCAGCCTTGCTGTAGTCGCCACTTTCACTGCGTGGTTCAGTTCGCGCGCTCAGAGGAGGAAACAACATGGAGCACACACTGATTAA
- a CDS encoding PLP-dependent aminotransferase family protein gives MKKKYEVIAESVQRWIQEQAREQDTRQWMDKGIRLPAVRALAEQHQCSISTVIKAYEWLEERHLVYAIPQSGYYAVQNGTDVDEAEWNGPLDFASAAPDPRVFPYSDFRHCVDQAMEKKQADLFLYGTERGLPSLIQLVQRQFADYQVFARMDQFFITSGVQQALAVLALMPFPNGKQRVLLELPTYHNMPSLLSGLNVPIAGVKRSLNGLDWDELECQFREGDIKFFYVMPRFHNPLGTSLTTSEKKHLIRLAIKYDVYIVEDDYLADLEDNSKQDPLFSYDTEGRVIYLKSYSKILFPGLRIGIAILPPKLTTAFNMYKKMLDIDTSVLSQAALEVYISSGMFAHHGKVIRSRYAARMLKVHEQLDAYPEFTPFKEAPRTGGEHTVLPLPSNIPLKALLARLEQHGVMAGTTERYYPEELHGDKMLRLNISNVPKQRIAEGMRIIAEQITRLNVVQH, from the coding sequence ATGAAGAAGAAATATGAAGTGATCGCAGAGTCCGTACAACGTTGGATTCAGGAGCAAGCTCGTGAGCAGGACACTCGGCAATGGATGGACAAAGGGATCAGGCTTCCGGCAGTTCGTGCCTTAGCCGAACAGCATCAATGTAGCATCAGCACCGTGATTAAGGCGTATGAATGGCTGGAGGAACGACATCTGGTGTATGCGATTCCTCAGTCTGGCTATTATGCTGTACAGAATGGAACAGATGTAGATGAGGCTGAATGGAATGGGCCACTGGATTTTGCTTCAGCTGCACCTGATCCACGGGTATTCCCGTACTCAGATTTTCGCCATTGTGTGGATCAAGCGATGGAGAAGAAACAGGCTGATTTATTTCTATATGGGACGGAAAGAGGTCTGCCTTCGCTCATCCAGCTGGTGCAGAGACAGTTTGCTGATTATCAGGTTTTTGCTCGTATGGATCAGTTCTTTATTACATCTGGTGTACAGCAGGCGCTTGCAGTGCTCGCGCTAATGCCCTTCCCAAACGGGAAGCAACGGGTTCTGCTTGAATTACCGACATATCACAATATGCCTTCACTTTTAAGTGGATTAAACGTGCCGATTGCGGGGGTTAAGCGTTCGCTGAATGGATTAGACTGGGATGAATTAGAATGCCAATTTCGTGAGGGGGATATCAAATTCTTTTATGTAATGCCACGCTTTCACAATCCACTTGGAACTTCCCTGACAACATCAGAGAAGAAGCATTTAATTCGGCTAGCCATCAAGTACGATGTTTACATCGTTGAGGACGATTATTTGGCCGATCTGGAGGATAATTCGAAGCAGGATCCTTTATTCTCCTATGATACAGAGGGGCGGGTCATCTATCTGAAGAGTTATTCCAAAATCCTGTTTCCCGGCCTGCGCATAGGGATAGCAATCCTGCCTCCGAAGCTTACCACTGCTTTCAATATGTATAAAAAGATGCTCGATATTGACACCTCCGTCCTTTCTCAGGCTGCACTAGAGGTCTATATCAGTAGTGGCATGTTTGCCCATCATGGCAAAGTGATTCGTAGCCGTTATGCCGCACGCATGCTTAAGGTTCATGAACAGCTAGACGCCTATCCTGAATTTACACCTTTTAAGGAAGCGCCGCGGACAGGAGGAGAACATACGGTGTTACCACTCCCATCGAACATTCCACTTAAGGCATTGTTGGCGCGTTTGGAGCAGCATGGAGTTATGGCAGGGACTACGGAGCGGTATTACCCGGAGGAGTTGCATGGGGATAAAATGCTGCGATTGAACATTTCGAATGTGCCGAAACAGCGAATTGCAGAGGGAATGCGAATAATCGCAGAGCAGATTACGAGGTTAAATGTAGTCCAGCATTAA
- a CDS encoding glutamate-1-semialdehyde 2,1-aminomutase → MNSFPSRSRSEVLYEEALQHIVGGVNSPSRSFKAVGGGAPVFMKKAQGAHFWDVDDNKYIDYLAAYGPIITGHAHPHITEAITKAAANGILYGTPTELEIHLAKMLKEAIPSMDKVRFVNSGTEAVMTTIRVARAYTKRNKIVKFAGCYHGHSDLVLVAAGSGPSTLGIPDSAGIPTSIAHEVITVPFNDLDALKDALERWGDDVAAVMVEPIVGNFGMVMPEPGFLEGLCAMTRDNGSLVIYDEVITAFRFHYGSTQTYAGLDNHAEIEPDLTALGKIIGGGLPIGAYGGRKHVMEQVAPLGPAYQAGTMAGNPASISAGIACLEVLQGEGVYEEMERLAIDLTTGLKASADRHGIDVTINRIRGAFSTHFCNHPVTNYDQAQDTDGEQFASFFRHMLNRGINLAPSKYEAWFLTTAHTDEDVQATLEAAEASFKAMAQE, encoded by the coding sequence ATGAACTCATTCCCATCTCGTTCACGTTCCGAAGTTTTATATGAAGAAGCACTCCAACATATCGTTGGTGGCGTTAATAGCCCTTCACGTTCGTTCAAAGCCGTTGGCGGTGGTGCACCCGTATTTATGAAAAAGGCACAAGGTGCTCATTTCTGGGATGTTGATGACAACAAATATATTGATTACCTTGCAGCTTACGGCCCTATTATTACAGGACATGCCCATCCCCATATTACAGAAGCGATTACGAAAGCAGCTGCGAATGGCATCCTGTACGGCACACCAACAGAGCTTGAAATTCATCTCGCCAAAATGTTAAAAGAAGCGATTCCTTCCATGGATAAAGTTCGTTTCGTCAACTCAGGTACCGAAGCTGTCATGACAACGATCCGTGTAGCACGTGCATATACCAAGCGCAACAAAATTGTAAAATTCGCTGGCTGTTATCACGGGCACTCCGATCTCGTATTAGTCGCAGCAGGCTCTGGTCCATCTACGCTTGGTATTCCCGATAGCGCAGGTATTCCAACGAGCATCGCCCATGAGGTTATTACCGTTCCTTTTAATGATCTGGATGCTCTCAAAGACGCTCTGGAGCGTTGGGGTGACGACGTTGCCGCGGTAATGGTTGAACCCATTGTAGGTAACTTTGGTATGGTCATGCCTGAACCTGGCTTCCTAGAAGGGCTCTGCGCGATGACACGAGACAATGGTTCACTCGTCATCTATGACGAGGTTATTACCGCATTCCGTTTCCACTATGGTTCTACTCAGACATATGCTGGTCTGGATAATCACGCTGAGATTGAACCAGATCTGACCGCATTAGGTAAAATTATTGGCGGCGGTCTCCCGATTGGTGCTTATGGCGGACGTAAACATGTCATGGAACAAGTTGCTCCGCTCGGGCCTGCCTATCAAGCAGGAACAATGGCGGGTAACCCTGCTTCGATCTCTGCGGGTATTGCCTGCCTTGAAGTGTTACAAGGTGAAGGTGTGTACGAAGAAATGGAACGCCTGGCAATCGATCTGACCACAGGACTGAAGGCCTCAGCTGATCGCCATGGCATCGATGTAACGATCAACCGAATCCGCGGCGCCTTCTCCACCCATTTCTGTAATCACCCGGTCACGAACTATGATCAGGCACAGGATACAGATGGAGAACAGTTCGCCTCCTTCTTCCGGCATATGTTGAACCGTGGCATTAACTTAGCTCCATCCAAATATGAAGCATGGTTCCTGACTACTGCACATACCGATGAGGATGTACAAGCAACATTAGAAGCAGCCGAAGCTTCCTTCAAAGCGATGGCTCAGGAGTAA
- a CDS encoding sensory rhodopsin transducer has protein sequence MVGTNQTNVTSDTKGNSAGGAKGHTYWVIPDGYIPPDSSGALESHESICVLNTGTEDAELEITIFFEDRDPLEQVSARVPGRRTKHIRTASLQANGESIPLGVPYAITVSSNVPIIVQYSRLDTTQPELALMSVVAFPIA, from the coding sequence ATAGTGGGAACGAATCAGACAAATGTTACGAGCGATACTAAAGGAAACAGCGCAGGGGGAGCAAAAGGCCATACATATTGGGTAATCCCCGATGGATACATTCCTCCAGATAGTAGCGGTGCATTGGAGAGCCATGAGAGTATCTGTGTATTAAACACTGGCACAGAAGATGCTGAACTTGAGATCACCATTTTCTTCGAAGATCGGGATCCATTGGAGCAGGTATCGGCAAGGGTACCTGGGCGGAGAACCAAACACATTCGAACAGCCTCATTGCAAGCAAATGGTGAGTCGATTCCACTCGGAGTGCCTTACGCTATAACAGTGTCCAGCAATGTGCCGATCATAGTGCAGTACAGTCGTTTGGATACGACGCAGCCTGAATTAGCATTGATGAGTGTAGTCGCTTTTCCGATAGCTTAG
- a CDS encoding rhamnogalacturonan acetylesterase — protein MNNAQDRHSVASGATVENNESTVTAWKFKFGPGEEIEGYKAVSSSTIYEAQQGFGFERGSIVYEKQRIHDNESSREANRTPGNGEPVNLASQLRSSFCIPTKAAFVMDVPDGTYQVMMIAGDELAETRTRVKAGEGRLMVPTIHTLPGQCAEIRFSVVVRGGKLRLSFSGSAPRINALEVTLANQTMTVFLAGDSTVTDQPESGYPYCGWGQLLPAQFKHDVAVDNHAQSGRSSRSFINEGRLDAIQKKIKAEDFLFIQFGHNDEKPDPSRGTKPFTTYKEHLKKYIDVAREAGARPVLVTPVHRRYFADDGTLTDTHGDYIVAVRELAQEEEVPLIDLAERSRLLFEQTGIEGTKEDFMWVLPGEFMNFPAGVEDNTHFQERGAHRLAEQVAEAIRELRLQPLQMFLR, from the coding sequence TTGAATAATGCTCAGGATCGTCATTCCGTTGCCTCGGGGGCAACGGTAGAGAACAACGAGAGTACAGTTACAGCATGGAAGTTTAAGTTTGGACCTGGAGAAGAAATAGAAGGATACAAGGCGGTATCTTCAAGTACAATCTATGAGGCTCAACAGGGATTCGGATTTGAACGAGGCTCCATCGTGTATGAGAAACAACGGATTCATGACAATGAGTCATCACGAGAGGCTAATCGCACTCCAGGTAATGGGGAGCCGGTTAACCTGGCCTCCCAATTACGTTCAAGCTTCTGTATTCCAACGAAAGCTGCTTTTGTCATGGATGTGCCTGATGGCACGTATCAAGTAATGATGATTGCAGGAGATGAGCTGGCTGAGACACGTACTCGTGTCAAAGCTGGAGAAGGCAGACTCATGGTGCCAACCATCCATACGTTGCCAGGACAATGTGCAGAGATTCGATTCTCCGTCGTTGTTCGAGGGGGCAAGCTGCGCTTATCCTTCTCTGGCTCAGCACCACGAATTAATGCATTGGAAGTAACACTTGCGAATCAGACCATGACGGTTTTTCTCGCAGGCGATTCCACGGTTACGGATCAACCAGAGAGTGGCTACCCCTACTGTGGTTGGGGGCAGTTGTTGCCGGCTCAATTCAAACACGATGTGGCTGTAGATAATCATGCGCAGTCAGGGCGCAGTTCTCGCAGTTTCATTAATGAAGGACGCTTAGACGCCATTCAGAAGAAAATCAAGGCAGAGGATTTTCTCTTTATTCAATTCGGACATAACGATGAGAAGCCAGACCCTAGTCGGGGAACAAAGCCTTTCACAACATATAAAGAGCATTTGAAAAAGTATATTGATGTCGCCCGTGAGGCGGGGGCTCGTCCAGTGCTGGTTACTCCTGTTCATCGTCGCTATTTTGCAGACGACGGTACGCTGACAGATACGCACGGTGATTATATCGTAGCCGTACGTGAATTAGCGCAAGAGGAGGAAGTACCGCTGATTGATCTTGCTGAGCGAAGCCGTCTTTTATTCGAGCAGACAGGCATCGAGGGCACCAAAGAGGATTTTATGTGGGTACTGCCTGGTGAATTTATGAACTTCCCTGCTGGCGTGGAAGATAATACTCATTTTCAAGAACGCGGTGCTCATCGTCTTGCCGAGCAAGTGGCAGAAGCCATCCGTGAGTTAAGATTACAGCCATTACAGATGTTCTTGCGTTAG
- a CDS encoding Ger(x)C family spore germination protein, whose amino-acid sequence MKYTVQFMTCLTRKIGLWLIAMIMAIPLAGCWDSKEVQSINFITALGIDYVKDHYVAYAQLIDFSSIAKQDGPTSREGSQVWIGQGEGATLNMAVNDLYRSSQQQTLWTHVKAIVLTQNSLNGHLEDIFDTLMHSGQLRYTPWIYATTDDMKDLLSSSALLNQSEQTIELFEPVKLYKQYSAFEPIRMHQLLDGFREPASTVLVPSVTNTNHTWTNQDRKPPLVQMNGFYVITGGQNQGKVDADHAAGARYVNYNKVYQYPLYVYSDKQKTPSLSLMLRDPRTVIRAKKNGNGVQFDLKTIVKGTIIEDHSTHQSKRMLEQEAAQQIQNEIRHTFQHTQTMKIDTYGLVEYLYRHDHSLWATHANKRADPLAHFKLGQVDVRVDIMNASTYKYNASK is encoded by the coding sequence ATGAAGTACACTGTGCAGTTCATGACATGCCTTACCCGAAAAATAGGGCTCTGGCTGATCGCCATGATTATGGCTATTCCTCTAGCTGGATGCTGGGATTCGAAGGAAGTCCAGAGCATCAATTTCATCACTGCGCTGGGTATTGATTATGTTAAGGATCACTATGTCGCCTATGCGCAACTCATTGATTTTTCGAGCATTGCGAAGCAAGATGGACCTACCTCACGTGAAGGAAGCCAGGTCTGGATTGGTCAAGGTGAGGGCGCAACACTGAATATGGCTGTCAACGATCTGTACCGCAGTTCTCAACAGCAGACGTTGTGGACCCATGTGAAGGCCATCGTATTAACTCAAAATTCGCTAAACGGGCATCTGGAGGATATCTTCGATACACTTATGCATTCCGGGCAACTTCGTTATACGCCTTGGATTTACGCTACGACGGACGATATGAAGGATCTGCTCTCTTCATCCGCTCTGCTGAACCAATCTGAACAGACGATCGAGTTATTCGAGCCGGTTAAGCTATATAAACAATATTCAGCGTTTGAGCCTATTCGAATGCATCAGCTTCTAGATGGATTCCGAGAACCCGCGTCTACCGTTCTGGTTCCCTCTGTTACGAATACGAATCACACATGGACAAACCAGGATCGGAAGCCACCGCTCGTGCAAATGAATGGATTTTACGTTATCACAGGTGGTCAGAATCAAGGAAAAGTCGACGCAGATCATGCGGCAGGAGCAAGGTATGTTAACTACAACAAAGTCTATCAGTATCCTCTGTACGTCTATTCGGACAAGCAAAAAACACCCAGTCTATCCCTCATGCTCCGTGATCCACGAACCGTGATACGAGCGAAGAAGAATGGAAACGGGGTTCAGTTTGATCTGAAGACCATCGTTAAAGGCACGATCATTGAAGACCATAGCACACATCAATCCAAACGCATGCTGGAACAAGAAGCTGCGCAGCAAATTCAGAACGAAATACGACATACCTTTCAACATACACAGACGATGAAAATAGATACCTATGGCCTGGTCGAGTATCTATACCGACATGACCATTCCTTGTGGGCTACACACGCCAACAAACGAGCTGATCCTCTCGCCCATTTCAAGTTGGGTCAGGTGGACGTTCGTGTCGACATTATGAATGCAAGCACCTATAAATATAATGCTTCAAAATAA
- a CDS encoding DMT family transporter, translated as MKQSPTRTQGLAYMAAVVYAAIIGLSFLFAKMTVNIAHPIDVLAHRFALSLLVVSIPVVFGWIRIKLTWQDLLRIIPLGLLSPVLFFAFQTFGLVSSNSSEAGIIQAMAPIFTLILASVFLKESTTTLQKLFLMLSVAGVVYIFLMKGTAMSLGNFKGIALLLLSTICFAGYGVLARPLTQKYKPMELTWVTLMVGAIVFNVTSVIRHTSVGTLSDYIKPLGDGSYLGSIAYLAILSTMFSTLLASYALTHLEASQMSVFSNLSTLISIAGGAWILHEPVSGYHFIGALLIIAGVLGTNMSGRKRRLEAKPRA; from the coding sequence ATGAAGCAATCCCCTACTCGTACTCAAGGTTTGGCCTATATGGCAGCCGTTGTCTATGCGGCTATTATTGGCTTATCCTTTCTATTTGCCAAAATGACAGTCAATATTGCCCACCCGATTGATGTGTTAGCACACCGATTCGCGTTGTCCCTGTTAGTAGTCAGTATACCTGTTGTTTTTGGATGGATTCGGATTAAGCTCACATGGCAAGATCTATTACGGATTATCCCACTTGGGCTTCTATCTCCTGTATTATTCTTCGCATTTCAGACATTCGGACTAGTCTCGTCGAATTCATCAGAAGCTGGCATTATTCAGGCAATGGCTCCTATATTCACGCTCATTCTAGCTTCGGTCTTTCTGAAGGAAAGCACAACAACGTTGCAAAAGCTATTTCTGATGTTGTCAGTGGCTGGTGTTGTCTACATCTTCTTGATGAAAGGCACTGCGATGTCGCTCGGCAATTTTAAGGGTATTGCACTACTTCTGCTCTCCACCATTTGCTTTGCAGGTTATGGTGTTCTTGCACGACCCTTGACGCAAAAATATAAACCGATGGAATTGACGTGGGTAACCTTAATGGTTGGAGCCATAGTCTTCAACGTCACATCTGTCATTCGCCATACTTCAGTCGGGACATTGTCGGATTATATCAAACCACTTGGGGATGGTTCTTATCTGGGCTCGATCGCCTATCTGGCTATATTATCAACAATGTTCTCTACCCTGCTTGCTAGTTACGCCTTGACTCATTTGGAGGCTTCGCAGATGAGTGTATTCAGCAATCTGTCCACGTTAATTTCAATTGCAGGCGGGGCATGGATTCTACATGAGCCAGTGAGTGGCTATCATTTTATCGGAGCATTGCTCATTATTGCGGGTGTGCTTGGCACCAACATGAGTGGTAGAAAGCGTCGTCTAGAGGCTAAACCTAGAGCCTGA
- a CDS encoding spore germination protein, with protein MEHTLINSESPDSLHASLQQLFKSCADVVVQAYPSKQPAGLSVILVYCEGLTDTKQINQYVVPRLEQAELDAGMPLPSQLGFSMSSIPDIQDVPNINRLVFSGQLVLFFGQGHPAYSMDIASIPGRTPEESAIETSVKGPRDGFTEELSTNIALIRKRLKSDSMCYEKFVKGDRTQTSMGLLYIGDIINPDILSEARNNLNQIELDGVLGTSLVERAVMGGIKSIFPLTDSTERPDYVVDSILNGRFAVLIEGSPVATIAPTTLFNQLKSPEDESTPFFIVTFERILRIAGLLIACFFPAFYIGLTSFNLEQIPLPLLATIAGTRMGLPMPVTLEAFLMIFMFELFNEAGRRLPRALGQTVSVVGGLIIGDAAIRAGITSPTIIVTVAISVISSYILVNSVLGGATSQIRIFMLVLSSVLGLFGFMIGFFAIIVHLVSLECYGVSYLSPVSPYIPGDFTQSVSMLPTLKRKQRPKALHTQDSTRKKGKS; from the coding sequence ATGGAGCACACACTGATTAACTCCGAGTCCCCAGATTCCCTTCATGCTTCGTTACAGCAGTTGTTTAAGTCCTGTGCAGACGTTGTTGTTCAAGCCTACCCTTCTAAGCAGCCCGCTGGATTATCTGTCATTTTGGTATATTGTGAGGGCTTAACAGATACCAAACAGATTAATCAATATGTTGTTCCTCGACTAGAACAGGCTGAATTAGATGCAGGCATGCCGTTACCTTCACAACTAGGGTTCTCCATGAGCTCCATTCCGGATATACAGGATGTGCCCAACATTAATCGTCTCGTATTTAGCGGACAACTTGTCCTTTTCTTCGGGCAAGGACATCCGGCCTATAGCATGGATATTGCCTCTATTCCTGGGCGTACACCCGAGGAATCCGCTATTGAAACATCAGTCAAAGGACCCCGCGATGGGTTTACCGAAGAGCTTAGCACCAACATTGCCCTGATTCGAAAACGTCTAAAAAGTGACTCCATGTGTTACGAGAAATTCGTTAAAGGTGACCGGACACAAACCTCTATGGGACTGTTGTATATAGGCGATATTATTAACCCTGATATTCTAAGTGAAGCCCGCAACAATCTTAATCAGATTGAACTCGATGGCGTTCTCGGAACCTCGCTTGTCGAAAGGGCCGTTATGGGCGGAATCAAAAGCATTTTCCCTTTAACAGATAGCACTGAACGTCCTGATTATGTCGTTGATTCCATACTTAACGGTCGCTTTGCTGTTCTCATCGAAGGTTCTCCAGTAGCAACAATTGCACCTACTACCTTATTCAATCAACTGAAGTCACCCGAAGACGAGAGCACCCCGTTCTTTATCGTAACCTTTGAGCGGATTCTTCGTATTGCGGGGTTATTAATCGCCTGCTTTTTTCCTGCCTTCTATATTGGACTTACAAGCTTCAATCTGGAACAGATTCCACTACCTCTTCTCGCAACCATTGCGGGTACCCGAATGGGATTACCTATGCCAGTTACACTCGAAGCTTTCTTAATGATCTTTATGTTTGAATTATTTAATGAAGCTGGACGTAGACTTCCCAGAGCGCTGGGACAGACGGTTAGTGTCGTCGGTGGACTCATTATCGGAGATGCAGCCATTCGAGCGGGAATTACCTCCCCCACCATCATTGTGACTGTGGCAATCTCTGTCATTTCTAGCTACATCCTTGTGAATTCCGTGCTAGGGGGGGCCACTTCACAGATCCGAATTTTCATGCTGGTTCTCTCTTCTGTGCTCGGGCTATTTGGATTCATGATTGGTTTCTTCGCCATAATCGTACACTTGGTGTCACTAGAATGTTACGGCGTATCGTACCTGTCTCCTGTATCTCCTTATATTCCTGGTGACTTTACTCAATCTGTATCGATGCTGCCTACACTGAAACGCAAACAACGCCCTAAGGCTCTGCATACTCAAGATTCCACCCGAAAGAAGGGGAAATCATGA